A DNA window from Pirellulales bacterium contains the following coding sequences:
- the trxA gene encoding thioredoxin, whose product MAGNVAEFTDSSFQSDVLDSAQPVLVDFWAPWCGPCRMIAPVIEELAGEYAGSVKIGKINIDESPETAQKFGISSIPTLMVFKGGRPVDTFVGVKPKSELQRALDAVK is encoded by the coding sequence ATGGCTGGCAATGTCGCGGAATTCACAGACAGCAGTTTTCAGTCGGACGTGCTTGATTCGGCCCAGCCGGTGCTCGTCGACTTTTGGGCGCCCTGGTGCGGCCCTTGCCGGATGATCGCCCCGGTCATCGAGGAACTGGCGGGCGAGTACGCCGGCTCGGTCAAGATAGGGAAGATCAACATCGACGAAAGCCCGGAAACGGCCCAGAAATTCGGCATCAGCAGCATTCCCACGCTCATGGTCTTCAAGGGCGGGCGGCCGGTCGATACCTTCGTCGGCGTCAAACCCAAGTCAGAATTGCAACGCGCTCTGGACGCAGTCAAGTAG
- a CDS encoding SAM-dependent methyltransferase, which produces MSGLQTPCVAFAAQCLPDALEVSAPSISQWAAKTVQWLIERLYGYNGSWRLHVFCVPTTQRHVTPARCRYIEQAVADLLRKKQRRLLRTWNRDPKPLALPDEGLLQLALRTSTVGYWSAIAPDRWHDLRRCVSRFPGGVVEVPADRQAPSRAFAKLAEVELRLARPIVAGETCVDLGSSPGSWAYWALRRGAHVVAIDRSPLRDDLMHNDRLTFLQADAFHYQPAEPVDWLLCDVIAFPSRVIELAERWLARGWCRHFCVTIKFRGRGEYSKIDSLKADLEAGGHDFYLRRLTANKNEVTLFGARSCYNAKRDRESELFERTQPCQTKRFRVRRRPNP; this is translated from the coding sequence GTGAGCGGGCTACAAACGCCCTGCGTCGCCTTCGCCGCGCAGTGCCTGCCCGACGCCCTGGAAGTCTCGGCGCCGTCGATATCGCAGTGGGCCGCCAAGACCGTCCAATGGCTGATCGAGCGGTTATACGGTTACAATGGGTCCTGGCGGCTGCACGTCTTTTGCGTGCCGACGACCCAGCGGCACGTCACGCCGGCCCGTTGTCGCTATATCGAACAAGCCGTCGCCGACCTCTTGCGGAAAAAGCAGAGGCGGCTGCTGAGAACGTGGAATCGAGATCCCAAGCCGCTCGCCCTGCCCGACGAAGGGCTGCTGCAGCTCGCCCTGCGAACCTCCACGGTCGGTTACTGGTCGGCGATCGCTCCCGACCGATGGCACGATTTGCGGCGCTGCGTATCGCGGTTTCCGGGCGGGGTGGTGGAGGTGCCGGCCGACCGGCAGGCGCCGTCGCGGGCCTTCGCCAAGCTGGCCGAGGTCGAGTTGCGTCTGGCCAGACCGATTGTGGCCGGGGAAACGTGCGTCGATCTGGGAAGCAGCCCCGGAAGCTGGGCCTATTGGGCGCTTCGCCGGGGCGCGCACGTGGTCGCCATCGACCGCAGTCCGCTGCGCGACGACCTGATGCACAACGACCGTTTGACATTTCTGCAGGCAGACGCCTTTCATTATCAACCCGCGGAACCGGTCGATTGGCTGCTATGCGACGTGATCGCCTTTCCGTCCCGCGTCATTGAACTGGCAGAGCGGTGGCTGGCCCGCGGTTGGTGCCGTCATTTCTGCGTCACGATCAAGTTTCGCGGCCGGGGAGAGTATTCCAAGATCGACTCGCTCAAGGCGGACCTGGAGGCAGGCGGACACGACTTTTACCTGCGGCGCCTGACGGCAAACAAGAACGAAGTGACGCTGTTTGGGGCACGAAGTTGCTATAATGCAAAGCGAGATCGAGAATCGGAGCTTTTTGAGAGAACGCAGCCATGCCAGACGAAACGATTCCGAGTGCGCCGCCGGCCCAATCCATAG
- a CDS encoding Gfo/Idh/MocA family oxidoreductase has protein sequence MATNGELNRKLRMALVGGGQGAFIGRVHCTAAVLDNRAALVAGALSSDPAKAKSSAPDYDIPAARAYGSYRELIESEKKLPAEQRIDFVSVATPNFTHYEIAKAAVEAGFNCICDKPLTFDLKQAEDLAGAVDRSGVVFAVSHNYTGYPMVRQAREMVLSGDLGEINAVRSNYIQGWLRTRIEKDSQKQASWRTDPAKSGAAGCFGDIGTHAYNLARYISGLLPDTVSCHLKIFAEGRKLDDYGHAVIRLENGALCTVTASQISHGRENDLFIEVDGTKGAIEWRQEDPNKLLVRRNGQPLAVYTRNPGAAYMTGTAAASCRLPGGHPEAFFEAFANVYRNAFDNMALRATGNDFEKIDTIYPNINDGVEGMFFIQQCVASSAENGAWLPLKHARARR, from the coding sequence ATGGCGACGAACGGCGAATTGAACCGCAAACTTCGCATGGCATTGGTGGGCGGCGGACAAGGCGCGTTTATCGGCCGCGTGCATTGCACGGCCGCCGTGCTCGACAACCGTGCCGCCCTGGTGGCCGGGGCGCTCTCCAGCGATCCGGCCAAGGCCAAAAGCTCGGCCCCCGATTACGATATCCCCGCCGCCCGTGCCTACGGCTCGTACCGGGAGCTGATCGAGTCGGAAAAAAAACTCCCCGCCGAGCAACGGATCGACTTTGTCTCGGTGGCCACGCCCAATTTCACGCACTACGAGATCGCCAAGGCGGCGGTCGAAGCCGGTTTCAACTGCATTTGCGACAAACCGCTGACCTTCGACCTGAAGCAGGCCGAAGACCTCGCCGGGGCGGTCGACCGGTCGGGCGTGGTGTTCGCCGTCTCGCACAACTACACCGGCTACCCGATGGTCCGGCAGGCCCGCGAGATGGTGCTGTCGGGCGACTTGGGCGAGATCAACGCCGTGCGCTCGAACTACATTCAAGGCTGGCTCCGCACGCGGATCGAAAAAGATTCGCAGAAGCAGGCTTCGTGGCGCACCGATCCGGCCAAGAGCGGCGCCGCCGGCTGCTTCGGCGACATCGGCACGCACGCCTACAACCTGGCCCGCTACATCAGCGGCCTGTTGCCCGACACGGTGAGCTGCCATCTGAAGATTTTCGCCGAAGGCCGCAAGCTGGACGACTACGGGCACGCCGTGATCCGCCTGGAAAACGGCGCCTTGTGTACCGTCACCGCTTCGCAGATCAGCCACGGCCGCGAGAACGACCTGTTCATCGAGGTCGACGGCACGAAGGGGGCGATCGAGTGGCGTCAGGAAGATCCGAACAAGCTCTTGGTGCGCCGCAACGGCCAGCCGTTGGCCGTTTACACTCGCAACCCCGGCGCGGCGTACATGACCGGCACGGCGGCCGCGTCCTGCCGGCTTCCCGGCGGGCATCCCGAAGCGTTCTTCGAAGCCTTCGCCAACGTCTACCGCAACGCCTTCGACAACATGGCGCTGCGTGCCACGGGCAATGACTTTGAGAAGATCGACACGATTTACCCGAACATCAACGATGGCGTGGAAGGGATGTTTTTCATTCAGCAGTGTGTGGCGAGCAGTGCCGAAAACGGGGCCTGGCTGCCGCTGAAGCACGCCCGTGCGCGTCGCTAG
- a CDS encoding M48 family metallopeptidase yields the protein MEAEVVSAGPFILDSFQGSIEPVSVGLGYKLSVALVLVFMLLLPVAYVAVIGLVCLLLGLHAVHDTALLHAGRGRGAVLAVILYAAPLLAGGILVFFMFKPLFARRVKRGKPRSLDRNQEPLLFAFVDRVCAVVGAPRPSRIDVDCDVNASASFRRGLLSMLGNDLVLTIGLPLVAGLDTRQFAGVLAHEFGHFSQGAGMRLSYLVRSVSFWLTRVVYERDEWDARLVAWSQGLDIRIGIIFFMARLFVWLTRKILWMLMMLGHLISGILMREMEFDADCYEARLAGSDSFESSTRRMAILNAATQGAFADLGDFAREGRLADDLPRLIVANVDQITPAGLESINKAVDEETTGLFSTHPASRDRIERAQEEQAPGIFHVELPAATLFRDFTALSRTCTFDLYRSLFGKGFKLTDMHPVEQLLAKQAQTIDDIKSLKRYFQGTFSLLRPLRLPAASTTEGTGAGELAAQLKQARQAMLDRLPAHKAAFPEYDQADTDWLEAEAADALLTAQIRVKSDDFKQRLVDLNATRQARAASRARLEQISPQLAPLEQLAVRRLWCALELVQVEKVAARIPQAQERIEHGQRVRAAVAVAGAQVGTWLALRNRMSVLRALFSRMEGQRENATLLGSLEKNISLLARQIRHLQFELSQVRYPFDHAKGEPTLSEFLLPQPFSDNDWNAVLTAGGTMLDGFPTLYARLFGRLTALAEDVESLLGLPRLAEPEPEDERQPAA from the coding sequence GTGGAGGCAGAGGTCGTTAGTGCCGGCCCGTTCATTCTCGACTCCTTCCAAGGATCGATCGAACCGGTCAGCGTCGGCTTGGGTTATAAGCTGAGCGTGGCGCTGGTGCTGGTGTTCATGCTCCTGTTGCCGGTGGCCTACGTGGCCGTGATCGGCCTGGTCTGCCTGCTACTGGGCCTGCACGCCGTCCACGACACGGCCTTGCTGCACGCCGGCCGCGGCCGCGGGGCAGTCCTGGCGGTGATCCTCTATGCGGCGCCGCTGCTGGCCGGCGGCATCCTGGTGTTCTTCATGTTCAAGCCGCTGTTCGCCCGGCGGGTCAAACGCGGCAAGCCGCGCTCGCTCGACCGCAATCAAGAGCCGTTGTTGTTTGCCTTCGTCGACCGCGTGTGCGCAGTGGTCGGAGCACCTCGGCCGTCGCGGATCGATGTCGACTGCGACGTCAACGCCTCGGCCAGTTTTCGCCGCGGCCTGTTGAGCATGCTCGGCAACGATCTCGTACTGACGATCGGCCTGCCGCTGGTGGCCGGCCTGGACACGCGGCAGTTCGCGGGCGTGTTGGCCCACGAGTTCGGCCATTTCAGCCAGGGCGCCGGCATGCGCTTGAGCTACCTCGTGCGCAGCGTCAGCTTTTGGCTCACGCGCGTCGTCTATGAACGCGATGAGTGGGACGCGCGTCTCGTCGCCTGGTCGCAGGGCCTCGACATTCGCATCGGCATCATCTTCTTTATGGCCCGCCTCTTCGTCTGGCTGACGCGCAAGATACTGTGGATGCTGATGATGCTAGGGCACCTGATCAGCGGCATTCTGATGCGGGAGATGGAGTTCGACGCCGATTGCTACGAGGCGCGGCTGGCGGGCAGCGATTCCTTCGAGTCGTCGACGCGCCGCATGGCAATCCTCAATGCCGCCACGCAAGGCGCCTTCGCCGACCTGGGCGATTTTGCCCGCGAAGGACGGCTGGCCGACGATCTGCCGCGGCTGATCGTGGCCAACGTCGATCAAATCACGCCCGCCGGCCTGGAATCGATCAACAAGGCGGTCGACGAAGAAACGACCGGGCTGTTTTCGACGCACCCGGCGTCGCGCGACCGCATCGAGCGGGCGCAGGAGGAGCAGGCGCCCGGCATTTTCCACGTCGAGTTGCCCGCCGCCACGCTGTTCCGCGATTTCACGGCGCTTTCCAGAACCTGCACGTTCGACCTCTATCGTTCGTTGTTCGGCAAGGGATTCAAGCTCACCGACATGCACCCGGTGGAGCAGCTTTTGGCCAAGCAAGCACAGACGATCGACGACATCAAGTCGCTGAAGCGATACTTTCAAGGCACCTTCAGCCTGCTGCGGCCGTTGCGTCTGCCAGCCGCTTCGACGACCGAGGGCACCGGTGCCGGCGAGTTGGCCGCTCAGCTCAAGCAGGCCCGACAGGCGATGCTCGATCGGCTGCCCGCCCACAAGGCGGCGTTTCCCGAGTACGATCAGGCGGACACCGATTGGCTGGAGGCCGAGGCGGCCGACGCGCTGTTGACCGCGCAAATCCGCGTCAAGTCCGACGATTTCAAGCAGCGGCTTGTCGATCTCAACGCCACCCGGCAGGCGCGTGCGGCGTCCCGTGCGCGGTTGGAGCAGATTTCGCCGCAGCTTGCCCCGCTGGAGCAGTTAGCGGTCCGCCGGCTGTGGTGCGCGCTGGAACTGGTGCAGGTGGAGAAAGTGGCGGCCCGCATCCCTCAGGCTCAAGAACGCATCGAACACGGTCAGCGGGTCCGGGCGGCGGTGGCGGTGGCCGGGGCGCAAGTCGGCACCTGGCTCGCCTTGCGCAACCGCATGAGCGTGCTCCGGGCACTCTTTTCGCGCATGGAGGGCCAGCGCGAAAACGCCACGCTGCTCGGATCGCTGGAAAAAAACATCAGCTTGCTGGCGCGTCAGATTCGGCACTTGCAGTTCGAGCTGTCGCAGGTCCGTTACCCCTTCGATCACGCCAAAGGCGAACCCACGCTTTCCGAGTTTCTGCTTCCGCAACCTTTCTCGGACAACGACTGGAACGCGGTCTTGACGGCCGGTGGTACGATGTTGGACGGCTTCCCGACGCTTTATGCGAGGCTGTTCGGGCGATTGACTGCCTTGGCCGAAGACGTGGAATCGCTGCTTGGCTTGCCCCGTCTGGCCGAGCCCGAGCCCGAGGACGAGCGACAGCCGGCCGCCTAG
- a CDS encoding MFS transporter, translated as MNPRTLFVASCIALITSAFTFIIRGDILPDLGVAFGQSKEDLGWIASGAFWGMAASMLLGAPLCDLLGMKRILFLAFSCHMLGVLGTIFAPHGDWAFGVLFGSTFIAGCGNGLVEIAINPLAATLFPDRKTHYLNVLHAWWPGGLVLGGLVARYLGKGLDLGFIKIDGLGYDWQVLMGLIAVPGVIYFILCMTQKFPETERVASGVSTGDMFRETFRPMFLLWAFCMLLTAATELGPQQWQESVITRITHGGFSGTMVLIYTSMLMFCMRHFAGPLAHALSPVGMLTISATLSGIGLYLLSTATTPATVFGFATIFGLGIAYFWPTMLGVTAERFPRGGAWLLGLMGCVGNLSIAAVLPVMGYIYDRESVAAVPPTLKSEAVVAEESNWVLRLSGIPTTEKIGPEKIKVLPDEKQAELASAEAQGAAMAFRYVSMLPSVLVVVFGLIALRDKALGGYKPEMLISREEEDELFAGGVQGAVE; from the coding sequence ATGAACCCGCGGACCCTGTTTGTCGCAAGCTGCATTGCCCTGATTACGTCAGCCTTTACATTCATCATCCGCGGCGACATCCTGCCCGATTTGGGAGTGGCATTTGGGCAATCGAAAGAAGACTTAGGGTGGATCGCCAGCGGCGCGTTTTGGGGCATGGCGGCTTCGATGTTGTTGGGGGCGCCGCTCTGCGATCTGCTTGGCATGAAGCGCATCCTGTTTCTTGCCTTTTCTTGCCACATGCTCGGCGTACTGGGGACGATTTTCGCGCCTCATGGAGATTGGGCCTTTGGGGTGCTGTTCGGATCGACGTTCATAGCCGGGTGTGGCAACGGCCTCGTGGAAATCGCCATCAATCCTCTCGCGGCGACCTTGTTCCCGGACCGCAAGACGCACTATCTGAACGTTTTGCACGCCTGGTGGCCGGGCGGCCTCGTGCTGGGCGGGTTGGTTGCTCGATACCTGGGCAAAGGACTCGATTTGGGTTTCATCAAAATCGACGGACTCGGCTACGACTGGCAGGTGCTGATGGGATTGATCGCCGTGCCCGGCGTGATCTACTTTATCCTTTGCATGACGCAAAAGTTCCCGGAGACGGAACGCGTCGCGTCGGGCGTGTCGACCGGCGACATGTTCCGCGAGACGTTCCGGCCGATGTTTTTGCTGTGGGCATTTTGCATGTTGCTCACGGCCGCCACGGAGCTTGGTCCGCAGCAGTGGCAGGAGTCCGTGATCACGCGGATCACTCACGGCGGCTTCTCGGGCACGATGGTGCTGATCTATACGAGCATGCTCATGTTCTGCATGCGGCACTTCGCGGGTCCGCTGGCGCATGCTTTGTCGCCCGTCGGCATGCTGACGATCTCGGCCACCTTGTCCGGGATTGGGCTTTATCTGCTCAGCACGGCGACCACGCCCGCCACCGTTTTTGGATTTGCGACGATCTTTGGCCTGGGAATCGCCTATTTCTGGCCCACGATGCTGGGAGTCACTGCCGAACGGTTCCCTCGCGGCGGCGCCTGGCTGCTGGGATTGATGGGTTGCGTCGGCAATCTTTCCATCGCGGCCGTCCTTCCCGTCATGGGGTACATCTACGACCGCGAATCGGTGGCCGCGGTGCCGCCGACGCTAAAATCCGAAGCGGTGGTGGCTGAAGAATCGAACTGGGTGTTGCGTCTATCGGGGATTCCGACGACGGAGAAGATCGGTCCCGAAAAGATCAAGGTTTTGCCCGATGAAAAACAGGCGGAGCTCGCAAGCGCGGAGGCTCAGGGCGCGGCGATGGCATTCCGTTACGTCAGCATGTTGCCGTCGGTGCTCGTGGTAGTGTTCGGCCTGATTGCTTTGCGAGACAAGGCGCTGGGCGGCTACAAGCCCGAAATGCTCATCAGCCGCGAAGAAGAAGACGAGCTTTTCGCCGGCGGCGTGCAGGGAGCGGTGGAGTAA
- a CDS encoding tetratricopeptide repeat protein: MRNVWMMVAVLSLTCPASAAEGDARGDLRPQIERLLTLASEVSAKHMQETEHYYRSLRAASRSDWLLRYAYAVALIQQKRLHEAAKLIQELGEEHPDDFAVWRGKIWLALTLGERSRALTEIEQLASHAAAHQAAEAERLSEVEIAGFFGSVCGFLSGPWSQKVPAADAEQIEKRLRAAFDDKSRSAFDRAKAGVIDRFDALRAAYEEKEEKELQTNSQQLEAEKQSVGRAAQELGDKQQSIKDKETKRAEDAKAKVADIDEQLKKVGQQRDALLQQIAPLEAQRVALVAQLMPEGLFLPTRNLHLHAWQKVAARQFAALHNRQIRILLAPLVTKLTSLEGQVTSLNLQEQELFAARGTTQIKYQADVGKLVEKEKSLQKDAKRLAYDAKRLKSKSAASSPRLRAEMAHLTRFSTYVPFPFEREKARLLKEAKPPATDNP, translated from the coding sequence ATGCGAAATGTGTGGATGATGGTCGCGGTGCTCTCGCTGACCTGCCCCGCGAGTGCGGCGGAGGGCGACGCGCGCGGCGATTTGCGGCCGCAGATCGAGCGGCTGTTGACTTTGGCGAGCGAAGTCTCGGCCAAGCACATGCAGGAGACGGAACATTACTATCGCTCGTTGCGCGCCGCCAGTCGCAGCGATTGGCTGCTGCGGTATGCCTACGCAGTCGCGCTGATTCAGCAAAAGCGACTGCACGAGGCGGCAAAGCTGATCCAGGAGCTGGGCGAGGAACACCCCGATGATTTTGCGGTTTGGCGGGGCAAGATCTGGCTGGCCCTGACGTTGGGCGAACGGTCGCGAGCATTGACCGAAATCGAGCAGCTTGCCAGCCACGCGGCGGCCCATCAAGCGGCTGAGGCGGAACGACTGTCCGAGGTGGAGATCGCCGGGTTCTTTGGGTCGGTCTGCGGGTTCCTGTCGGGACCATGGTCGCAAAAGGTGCCTGCGGCCGACGCGGAGCAGATCGAGAAACGTTTGCGGGCGGCCTTCGACGACAAGTCGCGGTCGGCGTTCGACCGGGCGAAGGCCGGGGTGATCGATCGTTTTGACGCCCTCCGCGCGGCATACGAGGAGAAAGAAGAGAAAGAGCTTCAGACGAACTCGCAGCAGCTCGAGGCCGAAAAGCAGTCGGTAGGCCGCGCCGCTCAGGAATTGGGCGACAAGCAGCAGTCGATCAAAGACAAAGAAACGAAGCGGGCCGAAGATGCCAAGGCGAAAGTGGCCGACATCGACGAGCAACTGAAGAAGGTCGGCCAGCAACGGGACGCGCTGCTGCAACAAATTGCGCCGCTCGAAGCCCAGCGGGTGGCGCTAGTGGCGCAGCTTATGCCCGAAGGGCTGTTTCTCCCCACGCGCAACCTCCACCTCCACGCTTGGCAAAAGGTGGCCGCACGCCAATTCGCTGCATTGCACAATCGCCAAATCCGGATTTTGCTCGCGCCCCTCGTGACGAAGCTGACGTCGCTGGAAGGGCAAGTCACGTCGTTGAACCTGCAGGAACAAGAACTGTTCGCGGCCCGCGGGACGACGCAGATCAAGTATCAAGCCGACGTTGGCAAGCTGGTGGAAAAAGAGAAGTCCTTGCAAAAAGACGCCAAACGCTTGGCCTACGACGCCAAGCGGCTCAAGTCGAAGTCGGCCGCCAGCAGTCCGCGCCTGCGGGCCGAAATGGCGCATTTGACGCGATTCAGCACCTACGTGCCGTTTCCTTTCGAGCGTGAGAAAGCTCGGCTGCTCAAGGAAGCAAAGCCGCCGGCGACAGATAACCCATGA
- a CDS encoding polymorphic toxin-type HINT domain-containing protein encodes MTFRKPWQAPRCSLALLSLPIAVISGAFWLLVVPASAAIKPNPHAAAAVQKTLAAEPKGGAASRDQQLAKVIESAPDYSPARWAAGYVEQDGKWMKFDSLPEGDAKNEKVVEYRRLRDQAPDTAEGQLKLANWCRQHSLKEQERAHLLRVLDFEPNRTDLRERLGMVHVGGVWMLPREARQAAARGKQAVADLKHWLPKVEKFRAALEGPAGRVRDLAMEHVRAIRDPSAIVALETVLAPSSDDAGAAVADALAAMKRPEASIALARLAAFSESSDTTDAARAKLKTLPRDHFVPAMLASLVVPGATQTTITSDRYGRLLFQQAFAYEGADRKQVAVFDNVYRIYSAYGRRRRAGSDGVLAASALGSAETAGRSIAADAQNRRIERTNARIIDTLRDVTGQTLSADPHAWWQWWNDVNEIVPVGDKQTDVTYVVEERALPSFETRARPHCSCLIAGTPIWTDRGLVAVDKMQVGDRVLAQDPASGELCYKPVLRTTVRPRAPLIHITLPDETIVASGGHPFWVAGQGWVNASHLQPEMLIHTVTGAVPIEKVELEENGKQPVFNLVVEDFHNYFAGKSHLLLHDITPREPTLGPVPGWQE; translated from the coding sequence ATGACTTTCCGGAAACCCTGGCAAGCCCCACGTTGTTCTCTGGCACTCTTGAGCCTGCCAATCGCCGTGATTTCGGGGGCGTTCTGGCTGCTCGTGGTTCCCGCGTCGGCGGCCATCAAGCCGAATCCGCACGCCGCGGCGGCGGTGCAAAAGACGCTGGCGGCGGAACCGAAAGGCGGTGCCGCCTCACGCGATCAGCAACTCGCCAAGGTCATCGAGTCGGCGCCCGATTATTCGCCGGCGCGATGGGCGGCGGGCTATGTCGAGCAGGACGGAAAGTGGATGAAATTCGATTCCCTGCCCGAAGGCGACGCGAAGAACGAAAAGGTCGTCGAGTATCGGCGGCTGCGCGACCAGGCTCCCGATACCGCCGAAGGTCAGTTGAAGCTGGCGAACTGGTGCCGTCAGCACAGCCTGAAAGAGCAGGAACGCGCCCATTTGCTGCGTGTTTTGGATTTTGAACCCAACCGAACGGACCTGCGAGAGCGGCTGGGCATGGTCCACGTCGGCGGCGTGTGGATGCTGCCTCGCGAGGCCCGCCAGGCTGCCGCGCGGGGCAAGCAGGCGGTCGCCGATCTGAAGCACTGGCTGCCGAAGGTCGAGAAGTTCCGCGCGGCGCTCGAGGGTCCGGCCGGCCGAGTGCGCGACCTGGCCATGGAACACGTCAGGGCCATCCGCGATCCATCGGCCATTGTGGCGTTGGAGACCGTCTTGGCCCCGTCGAGCGACGACGCCGGGGCGGCGGTGGCCGACGCGTTGGCCGCCATGAAACGGCCCGAAGCCTCGATTGCCTTGGCGCGCCTGGCCGCGTTCAGCGAGTCGTCGGACACCACCGACGCCGCCCGTGCGAAGCTGAAGACGCTGCCCAGGGACCATTTTGTGCCGGCCATGTTGGCATCGCTGGTGGTGCCAGGCGCGACGCAAACGACCATCACCTCCGACCGCTACGGCCGGTTGTTATTCCAGCAGGCCTTCGCCTATGAAGGCGCCGACCGCAAACAGGTCGCGGTCTTCGACAACGTCTATCGCATCTATTCGGCCTACGGCCGTAGACGCCGAGCGGGAAGCGATGGTGTTTTAGCCGCCAGCGCCTTGGGTAGTGCGGAAACTGCCGGGCGATCGATCGCCGCCGACGCTCAGAACCGCCGGATCGAACGCACCAACGCTCGCATCATCGACACCTTGCGCGACGTGACCGGCCAGACGCTCTCGGCCGATCCACACGCCTGGTGGCAATGGTGGAACGACGTCAACGAAATCGTGCCCGTGGGCGATAAGCAGACGGATGTGACGTATGTCGTTGAGGAAAGGGCGCTGCCCAGTTTCGAAACTAGGGCTAGGCCGCACTGTTCCTGTTTGATCGCCGGCACGCCGATTTGGACCGACCGGGGACTGGTGGCGGTCGACAAGATGCAGGTCGGCGACCGGGTACTGGCTCAGGATCCGGCTTCCGGAGAGCTGTGCTACAAGCCGGTGCTGCGCACGACCGTGCGGCCGCGCGCCCCGCTGATCCATATTACGCTGCCCGACGAGACGATCGTGGCCAGCGGCGGCCACCCTTTCTGGGTCGCCGGGCAAGGCTGGGTGAATGCCAGCCATTTGCAGCCCGAGATGCTGATCCATACGGTCACCGGCGCGGTGCCGATCGAGAAAGTCGAGCTGGAAGAGAATGGCAAACAGCCGGTCTTTAATCTCGTCGTGGAAGACTTTCACAATTATTTCGCCGGCAAATCGCACCTGCTGTTGCACGACATCACGCCGCGCGAGCCGACGCTGGGCCCGGTGCCGGGCTGGCAGGAGTAA